A window of the Coprobacter fastidiosus genome harbors these coding sequences:
- the ispE gene encoding 4-(cytidine 5'-diphospho)-2-C-methyl-D-erythritol kinase, producing the protein MITFPNAKINLGLNIVAKRPDNYHNLETIFYPIPLEDALEVVDLPGKTDACLHISGLQIDGEPNKNLIIRAYDLLKASFDLPAVDIYLHKVIPFGAGLGGGSSDAAFMLRLLKDKYKLPVSEEMLLSLAARLGADCPFFLLNRPVLATGIGNEFTPVSLTLKNYYLVLVKPDIMIPTAKAYSLVKPEQPKVPLSEIVKKPVEEWKNLMTNDFEKSVFSHYPEIAEIKSRLYDIGAVYASMSGSGSSVYGLFSNLPELPDDLFPGSFVWQGECRY; encoded by the coding sequence ATGATTACATTTCCGAATGCAAAAATAAATCTCGGACTGAATATTGTCGCAAAACGTCCGGATAATTATCATAATCTTGAGACGATATTTTACCCTATTCCGTTGGAAGACGCATTGGAAGTTGTCGATTTACCCGGAAAAACGGATGCTTGTTTGCATATTTCGGGTTTACAAATAGACGGAGAACCGAATAAAAATTTGATAATTCGGGCTTATGATTTATTGAAAGCAAGCTTTGATTTACCTGCCGTAGATATTTATTTGCATAAGGTGATTCCTTTCGGTGCAGGTCTGGGAGGCGGATCATCGGATGCTGCATTTATGCTCCGTCTTTTAAAAGACAAGTATAAGTTGCCCGTTTCGGAAGAGATGCTATTGTCTTTAGCCGCTCGTTTAGGGGCAGACTGTCCTTTTTTTCTTTTGAATAGGCCGGTATTGGCTACAGGTATAGGGAATGAATTCACGCCGGTTTCTCTTACTTTAAAAAATTATTATCTGGTGCTTGTCAAGCCCGATATTATGATTCCTACGGCAAAAGCTTATTCTTTGGTGAAGCCCGAGCAACCGAAAGTGCCGTTGTCCGAGATCGTAAAGAAACCTGTGGAAGAGTGGAAAAATCTTATGACAAATGATTTCGAAAAAAGCGTATTTTCCCATTATCCGGAAATTGCGGAGATAAAATCCCGATTATATGATATCGGTGCTGTTTATGCATCAATGTCTGGATCGGGTTCTTCGGTTTATGGCCTGTTCAGTAATTTGCCGGAGTTGCCGGACGATCTTTTTCCCGGAAGTTTTGTCTGGCAAGGAGAGTGCCGGTATTGA
- a CDS encoding M16 family metallopeptidase: MLDRKTEPEIHDFDLLTLPKADCRILPNGVPLYVIDMGDQEVNRIDIMFNAGRYEQNVPLAAEAANAMLREGCRGLTSVDIAEKLDFYGAWLQSSVSYHNSYMTLYSLNRSFGEVLPILESVIYEPMFPEKEFRTYIERSKQRLLVEQEKVQTLVNREFFGQLFGKDHPYGRPVEVEDYDRLTIEDLKIYHRDFYCPEHCKIVISGKVTESMIDRVSDCFGQKRESPVIKSEQKNYPIVRSKEHFRYFEKPGALQSAVRIGMPVISRTHPDYMKLRILNTVLGGYFGSRLMLNIREDKGFTYGISSSVIGLKEDAYLSVSTQTGTEYVQPLIEEVFNEIERLREEKVPEEELKMVKSYLSGELARIFDGPFSICDAYISLIANQLDFEYYDRQFMMVQSITAEELQEVACKYFVRDKFYTSVAGQM, translated from the coding sequence ATGCTTGACCGGAAAACAGAGCCGGAAATACATGACTTCGATTTGTTAACGTTGCCTAAGGCAGATTGCCGTATTCTTCCGAATGGAGTGCCGTTATACGTGATCGATATGGGAGATCAGGAAGTGAACCGTATCGATATAATGTTTAATGCCGGACGATATGAACAGAATGTTCCGTTAGCTGCAGAAGCTGCTAATGCTATGTTGAGGGAAGGTTGTAGGGGACTGACATCTGTGGATATTGCAGAAAAACTCGATTTTTACGGAGCATGGTTGCAAAGTTCCGTATCTTATCACAATTCATATATGACACTCTATTCGCTGAACCGGAGTTTCGGTGAAGTGTTGCCTATACTTGAGTCTGTCATTTATGAACCTATGTTTCCGGAGAAAGAATTTAGGACATATATAGAACGGAGTAAACAAAGATTATTGGTTGAACAAGAAAAGGTGCAGACTTTAGTAAATCGGGAATTTTTCGGACAATTATTCGGGAAAGATCATCCTTATGGCCGTCCGGTAGAAGTTGAGGACTACGATCGTTTGACCATAGAAGATTTGAAGATATATCATAGAGACTTTTATTGTCCTGAACATTGCAAGATCGTTATTTCGGGGAAAGTTACGGAGTCTATGATTGATAGAGTTTCCGATTGTTTCGGGCAAAAGAGGGAATCTCCGGTGATAAAATCCGAGCAAAAGAATTATCCGATTGTCCGTTCAAAAGAACATTTCAGGTATTTTGAGAAACCCGGAGCTTTGCAGTCGGCTGTGAGAATCGGTATGCCGGTAATCAGCCGAACTCATCCCGATTATATGAAGCTCAGAATTCTGAATACTGTATTAGGTGGATATTTCGGAAGTCGTCTTATGTTGAATATTCGCGAAGATAAAGGTTTTACTTACGGAATATCATCTTCTGTAATCGGGCTGAAAGAAGATGCTTACCTTTCTGTGTCGACGCAGACCGGTACGGAATATGTACAGCCTCTGATAGAAGAGGTATTCAATGAAATAGAGAGGTTACGGGAAGAAAAAGTGCCTGAAGAAGAACTGAAAATGGTAAAAAGTTATCTGTCGGGAGAGTTAGCTCGTATTTTCGACGGTCCGTTTTCTATTTGTGATGCTTATATTTCTTTGATTGCGAATCAACTCGATTTTGAATATTATGACCGACAATTTATGATGGTTCAGTCTATAACGGCAGAGGAACTACAAGAGGTTGCTTGCAAATATTTTGTCAGAGATAAATTTTATACTTCGGTTGCCGGTCAGATGTAA
- the dnaJ gene encoding molecular chaperone DnaJ produces MAKRDYYEVLDVAKNATDEEIKKAYRKKAIQYHPDKNPGDKEAEEKFKEAAEAYEVLSNPDKRSRYDQFGHEGLNGAAGGGGFSAGGMSMEDIFSHFGDIFGGGFGGFSGFGGGSSGRTRRHVNRGSDLRVKVKLTLKEISTGVEKKIKVKKYVGCKACHGTGAENGTAYTTCSTCNGSGVVTQVQQTFLGAMQSTTTCPTCGGEGRIITKKCNVCNGEGILKEDEVITLNIPAGVAEGMQLSMSGKGNAARHGGVNGDLLIVIEEEPHPELLRDENDLIYNALLDFPTAALGGSLEVPTIDGKAKVKIEPGTQPGKVLRLRGKGLPSINRYGVGDLLVNVSVYVPESLTTSERQEIEKMKGASNFTPSKSVKDRIFSKLKHMFD; encoded by the coding sequence ATGGCTAAGCGAGATTATTATGAAGTGCTGGATGTTGCCAAAAATGCAACAGACGAGGAGATAAAAAAAGCATATCGTAAGAAAGCTATACAGTATCACCCGGATAAGAACCCCGGCGATAAGGAAGCTGAAGAGAAGTTTAAAGAAGCAGCCGAGGCTTATGAAGTATTGAGCAATCCCGATAAGCGAAGTCGTTATGATCAGTTCGGACACGAAGGGTTGAACGGTGCGGCCGGTGGTGGCGGATTCAGTGCCGGAGGAATGTCTATGGAAGATATATTTTCTCATTTCGGAGATATTTTCGGTGGCGGATTCGGCGGATTCAGCGGTTTCGGTGGCGGTAGCAGTGGCCGAACACGGCGTCACGTTAACCGGGGATCAGATCTTCGGGTAAAAGTAAAACTTACATTAAAAGAAATATCTACCGGAGTCGAGAAGAAAATAAAAGTAAAAAAATATGTCGGATGTAAGGCATGTCACGGAACAGGAGCTGAGAACGGTACAGCTTACACGACATGTTCTACTTGTAACGGGAGCGGTGTCGTTACTCAGGTACAACAAACATTTTTAGGTGCGATGCAATCGACGACTACATGTCCCACGTGTGGAGGGGAAGGTCGCATTATAACAAAAAAATGTAATGTTTGTAACGGAGAAGGCATCTTAAAGGAAGATGAGGTTATTACATTGAATATTCCGGCAGGGGTAGCTGAAGGAATGCAGCTTTCGATGAGCGGAAAAGGAAATGCTGCCCGTCACGGGGGTGTAAACGGTGATTTGCTGATCGTGATAGAGGAAGAACCGCATCCGGAATTGTTACGTGATGAAAATGATCTGATATACAATGCTCTTCTTGATTTCCCGACAGCGGCTTTAGGAGGGTCTCTTGAAGTTCCTACGATAGATGGCAAGGCGAAAGTCAAGATAGAACCCGGAACTCAGCCCGGAAAGGTATTGAGGCTGAGAGGAAAAGGTTTGCCCTCTATTAATCGTTACGGTGTAGGAGATTTGTTGGTGAATGTTTCGGTATATGTGCCGGAGAGTCTGACTACATCGGAAAGACAGGAAATAGAGAAAATGAAAGGTGCTTCTAACTTTACTCCTTCCAAGTCTGTAAAAGATCGTATATTCAGCAAGCTGAAACACATGTTTGATTGA
- the kdsB gene encoding 3-deoxy-manno-octulosonate cytidylyltransferase, giving the protein MKFIGIIPARYASTRFPGKPLADMKGKYMIQRVYEQVETVLDRVYVATDDRRIFDAVHSFGGKAVMTSENHKSGTDRCFEAYSRIGEGEDVIINIQGDEPFIQTRQIEAIMECFESEGTQIATLVKPFTKEDGFDALFNSNSPKVVLNNRNEALYFSRSIIPYIRNYKYDTWLDHHVFYKHIGMYAYRADVLSEITALPQSSLEIAESLEQLRWLQNGYRIKVGITTQETIGIDTPEDLERALKYL; this is encoded by the coding sequence ATGAAATTTATAGGGATTATTCCGGCACGATATGCTTCGACCCGATTTCCGGGAAAACCGCTTGCCGATATGAAAGGCAAATATATGATTCAACGAGTATATGAACAAGTAGAGACTGTGCTGGATCGGGTTTATGTCGCTACGGATGACCGGCGTATTTTTGATGCGGTTCACTCTTTCGGAGGAAAGGCCGTGATGACTTCCGAAAATCATAAAAGCGGTACGGATCGCTGTTTCGAGGCCTATTCCCGTATAGGAGAGGGAGAAGATGTCATTATCAATATACAAGGCGACGAGCCGTTTATACAGACTCGGCAAATAGAGGCGATTATGGAGTGTTTTGAATCTGAGGGAACACAAATCGCAACTTTGGTAAAGCCGTTTACGAAAGAAGACGGTTTTGATGCTTTGTTCAATAGCAATTCTCCCAAAGTCGTACTGAATAATCGGAATGAAGCTCTTTATTTCAGCCGTTCTATTATTCCGTATATTCGTAATTATAAATATGACACATGGCTCGATCATCATGTTTTTTATAAACATATAGGGATGTATGCTTACCGGGCAGATGTATTGTCTGAAATAACTGCGTTGCCTCAGTCTTCGTTGGAGATCGCCGAATCGTTGGAACAATTGAGATGGCTGCAGAACGGTTATCGTATCAAGGTGGGAATTACTACGCAAGAAACGATAGGGATCGATACGCCGGAGGATCTTGAAAGAGCTTTGAAATATTTATAG
- a CDS encoding glycosyltransferase family 2 protein, giving the protein MLSVLIPIYNYDCRRLINSLSAQAENLDVEYEILAFDDGSSLFLEENREVKNLPHVVYRELGKNIGRSAIRNLLADEAHYLYLVFMDCDMQVVSDSYLKNYLDQIGNAQVMCGGHIYCRKEDLSRDRFLHWAYGMKRESKIKGNKRAFLSGNFFIEKNIFEKVRFDGKIWNYGHEDTLFGIELMKNNIAVLYVDNPLLHQGLNTNKEFLEKTKNSLKNLFLIYMNLLSEKDAQNIRLIATYEKLKKMRMTGVIRVLGSALKPIIERNLNSRYPSMFLFDFYKLAYFCSVLHSERKV; this is encoded by the coding sequence ATGCTATCTGTATTGATTCCGATATATAATTATGACTGTCGCAGGTTGATCAATTCTTTGTCTGCCCAAGCAGAGAATTTGGACGTTGAATATGAGATTTTAGCATTTGACGATGGATCATCTCTTTTTTTGGAAGAGAACAGGGAAGTAAAAAACTTGCCTCATGTCGTATATCGTGAATTGGGAAAGAATATAGGCCGTTCAGCTATACGGAATCTTTTGGCAGATGAAGCTCATTATCTATATCTTGTTTTTATGGATTGCGATATGCAAGTCGTATCGGACTCTTATTTGAAAAATTATCTTGATCAGATTGGGAATGCTCAGGTGATGTGCGGTGGGCATATATATTGTCGAAAAGAAGATTTATCAAGGGATAGATTTCTACATTGGGCATATGGGATGAAACGAGAGTCGAAAATTAAAGGAAACAAAAGAGCGTTTCTTTCAGGTAATTTTTTCATTGAGAAAAATATATTCGAAAAAGTTCGTTTTGATGGAAAAATATGGAATTATGGACATGAGGATACTCTTTTCGGAATAGAATTGATGAAAAATAATATTGCAGTTTTGTATGTAGATAACCCTTTATTGCATCAAGGATTAAATACGAATAAGGAGTTTCTTGAGAAAACAAAAAATAGTCTGAAAAATCTTTTTTTGATTTATATGAATCTTCTTTCGGAAAAAGATGCCCAAAATATACGACTTATTGCTACTTATGAAAAACTCAAAAAAATGCGAATGACCGGGGTAATTCGTGTTTTAGGAAGCGCTTTAAAGCCTATTATAGAGCGTAATTTGAATAGTCGTTATCCATCCATGTTTCTATTCGACTTTTATAAACTCGCTTATTTTTGTTCAGTACTGCATTCTGAAAGGAAAGTTTGA
- a CDS encoding methylglyoxal synthase — protein sequence MNKTLTIALVAHDNRKADLVEWAVHNAELLSKHHLVCTGTTGSLIKKAFDEHGIKADITCMNSGPLGGDAEIAAMVVKHQINLAVFLIDDLNPQPHEADIQMLLRQCRVHNVPIACNRYSADLMITSTLWDNDDYVPTEPKYVYFKR from the coding sequence ATGAATAAAACATTGACTATTGCATTGGTTGCTCATGATAATCGTAAGGCCGATTTGGTCGAATGGGCGGTGCATAACGCCGAATTGCTTTCCAAACATCATCTGGTATGTACCGGTACTACCGGAAGTTTGATTAAAAAAGCGTTTGATGAACATGGGATAAAGGCAGATATAACCTGCATGAATTCCGGACCTCTCGGTGGAGATGCGGAGATTGCGGCGATGGTAGTAAAGCATCAGATAAATCTGGCTGTTTTTCTGATCGATGATTTGAATCCCCAACCGCATGAAGCGGACATTCAGATGCTGCTTCGTCAGTGTCGGGTTCATAATGTACCTATTGCTTGTAACCGTTATAGTGCCGATTTAATGATTACGAGTACGCTATGGGACAATGACGATTATGTGCCTACTGAGCCGAAATATGTGTATTTTAAAAGATAA
- a CDS encoding ferritin, with translation MLKKRVEEALNAQINAEIWSAHFFLAISLHFAENGYPGFAARMKYQHQEEHRHALRLMDYVIEQGGKVELQDIVDIPSDFGDPVESFEQVLVHLMRITDTFDTLLDVVCDERDRATRAVLDWFVLNQVKEEAEISQIIAYLKRMTNENGYYMMDLELIKKY, from the coding sequence ATGTTGAAGAAACGGGTAGAAGAAGCGCTAAATGCTCAAATTAATGCCGAAATATGGTCGGCTCATTTCTTTTTAGCCATATCCCTTCATTTTGCAGAGAACGGTTATCCCGGGTTTGCCGCACGAATGAAATATCAGCATCAAGAAGAACATCGGCATGCTTTGAGACTTATGGATTATGTGATAGAACAAGGTGGAAAGGTCGAATTGCAAGATATAGTGGATATCCCTTCTGATTTTGGTGATCCAGTAGAATCTTTTGAACAGGTTTTGGTACACCTAATGCGGATTACAGATACTTTCGATACTTTGCTTGATGTTGTTTGTGACGAAAGAGATAGAGCTACGCGGGCTGTATTGGATTGGTTTGTGTTAAATCAAGTGAAAGAAGAAGCCGAGATTTCTCAGATTATTGCCTATCTAAAGCGAATGACGAACGAAAACGGATATTATATGATGGATTTAGAACTTATTAAAAAATATTAA
- a CDS encoding tRNA-dihydrouridine synthase family protein, producing the protein MVDCPVYFAPLQGYTDAPYRNYFHTYFGGVDVYYTPFVRLENGNKFRNRDISDIDPLRNSVPILVPQVIASIPEELRSILCLFEKQGYTRADLNLGCPFPLLVKRHKGSGILPFPEEVEALLKVFLEFPAIDFSIKARLGWESADEIFRLLPLLEKYPVSRVVLHPRLGIQQYKGKTDLKTFSRFYELCPVPLIYNGDLVTLEDIECIIADYPHLAGVMLGRGLLTDPSLALTYKSGTKLPDSEFRERLYCFHNALLQYYSSHYQGGDHQVLAKMKTLWEYLCPDMDRKLRKCILKSRNLDAYRSYVQEILKK; encoded by the coding sequence ATGGTAGATTGTCCCGTCTATTTTGCTCCTCTACAAGGTTATACCGATGCTCCTTATCGAAATTATTTTCACACTTATTTCGGTGGAGTAGATGTTTATTATACTCCCTTTGTTCGTTTAGAGAATGGAAATAAATTTCGGAATAGAGATATTTCGGATATTGATCCTTTGCGGAATTCTGTGCCGATTCTTGTTCCTCAGGTTATAGCTTCCATTCCGGAAGAATTACGTTCTATACTATGTTTATTTGAAAAACAAGGTTATACAAGAGCAGATCTTAATTTGGGATGTCCGTTTCCTCTTTTGGTAAAACGCCATAAAGGTTCGGGTATATTGCCGTTTCCGGAAGAAGTAGAAGCCCTTCTTAAAGTATTTTTGGAGTTTCCTGCTATCGACTTTTCCATTAAGGCGAGATTAGGATGGGAGAGTGCAGATGAAATTTTTCGCTTATTACCTTTGTTGGAAAAATATCCGGTTTCACGAGTGGTTTTGCATCCCCGTTTAGGGATTCAACAATATAAAGGAAAAACCGATCTGAAAACTTTTTCCCGTTTTTATGAACTTTGTCCTGTTCCGTTGATTTATAATGGTGATCTGGTAACTTTGGAAGATATAGAGTGTATTATTGCAGATTATCCTCATCTTGCCGGTGTCATGTTGGGAAGAGGTTTATTGACCGATCCATCATTAGCTTTGACGTATAAATCGGGTACTAAATTGCCGGATAGTGAATTTAGAGAACGTTTATATTGTTTCCACAACGCCTTGTTACAATATTATTCGTCTCATTATCAGGGAGGAGATCATCAAGTTTTGGCAAAGATGAAAACTTTGTGGGAATATTTATGCCCTGATATGGACAGAAAATTAAGAAAATGTATTCTTAAATCTCGTAACTTGGATGCTTATCGGAGTTATGTACAGGAAATATTGAAGAAATAG
- a CDS encoding nucleotide exchange factor GrpE codes for MSDKKNKKNEIHDEKSGTQSTEEAAVETSEVPENVADENLPEAEDAASDAASLTAEIEELKAQIEQLNKDKLLLMADFENYRKRTLREKADLIKSGGEDCLKRILPLVDDFERGLLAINESADVEAVKEGMTLIYNKFKTFLDQHGIKEIPAKDEDFNTEYHEAVTTFPAPSPEMKGKVIDCVQKGYTMNDKVIRFAKVVVGE; via the coding sequence ATGAGTGATAAAAAGAACAAAAAGAATGAGATACATGATGAGAAGTCAGGTACTCAATCGACCGAAGAGGCTGCTGTTGAAACTTCTGAAGTTCCGGAGAATGTAGCAGATGAAAATCTTCCGGAGGCAGAAGATGCAGCATCAGATGCTGCCAGTTTGACAGCAGAAATAGAAGAGCTGAAGGCGCAAATCGAACAACTTAATAAGGATAAGTTGTTGTTGATGGCCGATTTTGAGAATTATAGAAAAAGAACTCTTCGTGAAAAAGCTGATCTTATCAAAAGCGGTGGTGAGGATTGTTTGAAACGGATATTGCCGTTAGTCGATGATTTCGAACGTGGTTTACTTGCTATTAACGAAAGCGCGGATGTCGAAGCGGTTAAAGAAGGTATGACTTTGATATATAATAAGTTCAAAACTTTCCTTGATCAACATGGTATAAAAGAAATTCCGGCCAAAGATGAAGATTTCAATACAGAATATCATGAGGCTGTAACGACATTCCCTGCTCCGAGTCCTGAGATGAAAGGCAAGGTAATCGATTGTGTACAAAAAGGATATACGATGAATGACAAAGTGATTCGCTTTGCCAAGGTTGTTGTCGGTGAATAA
- a CDS encoding NfeD family protein gives MKKFWIITIISLFTYIQVGYSGEKPLYYKIDIKKEIGSTTWRYMQRGYKEAVDHDAQGIILHMNTYGGTVVHADSIRTLILNSAIPVYAFIDNNAASAGALIAIACDSIYMRPGGNIGAATVVNETGAAMPDKYQSYMRATIRSTAEAHGKDTTITLSGDTVIKWLRDPLIAEAMVDTRIVVPGLDDSTKVLTLTAQEALKWGYNEAIVNNVHEIVTERLGVPEYTLQTFKPSVYDDLVGFLLNPALQAILIMIIIGGIYFELQTPGIGFPSAAALIAAVLYFAPLYLDGLAASWEILIFIAGIILMVLELIVIPGFGVAGILGIICMLAGLVLALVNNVDFDFEGVSSREMNRGIFTVISGLVCAFILVIYLSHKIGRKGILHHLALDSSQSVEKGFIAVSSEYMDMVGQEGVTVTILRPSGKVRIGEDDYDAVSLYNKFIERGTPVRVVKVENAQLYVVTIDNKEK, from the coding sequence ATGAAAAAGTTCTGGATTATAACTATTATTTCACTATTTACTTACATTCAGGTAGGATATTCCGGTGAAAAACCGTTGTATTATAAGATTGATATTAAAAAAGAGATCGGGAGTACTACGTGGAGGTATATGCAACGCGGTTATAAAGAAGCTGTAGATCATGATGCGCAAGGAATAATATTGCATATGAATACATACGGAGGAACTGTCGTTCATGCAGATTCTATACGTACCCTTATTTTGAACAGTGCGATACCGGTATATGCTTTTATCGATAATAATGCGGCCTCCGCCGGTGCGCTGATCGCCATAGCTTGTGACAGTATTTACATGCGTCCCGGAGGAAATATCGGTGCTGCAACCGTTGTGAATGAGACAGGGGCGGCTATGCCGGATAAGTACCAGTCTTATATGCGGGCGACGATTCGTTCTACTGCCGAGGCTCACGGAAAAGACACGACAATTACCTTGTCTGGCGATACGGTTATCAAATGGTTAAGAGATCCTCTTATTGCGGAGGCGATGGTCGATACTCGAATCGTTGTCCCCGGATTGGATGATTCTACCAAAGTCCTTACGTTAACAGCTCAGGAAGCTCTAAAATGGGGATATAATGAAGCAATCGTGAATAATGTTCATGAAATAGTGACCGAACGGCTTGGTGTGCCGGAATATACGTTGCAGACATTCAAACCGTCTGTATATGATGATCTTGTCGGTTTTTTGCTCAATCCGGCGTTGCAGGCGATTTTGATAATGATAATTATCGGAGGAATTTATTTTGAGCTGCAAACTCCCGGCATCGGTTTTCCATCTGCTGCCGCCTTGATTGCTGCCGTACTTTATTTTGCACCTTTGTATCTGGACGGACTGGCTGCAAGTTGGGAGATTTTAATATTCATTGCCGGAATTATTTTGATGGTTCTGGAACTGATTGTGATTCCCGGATTCGGAGTGGCGGGTATATTGGGTATTATTTGCATGCTTGCCGGGCTTGTTCTTGCGTTGGTAAATAATGTCGATTTTGATTTTGAAGGGGTATCTTCCCGGGAAATGAATCGTGGTATTTTTACCGTAATATCCGGACTTGTCTGTGCTTTTATTCTGGTGATTTATCTGTCTCATAAAATTGGGCGTAAGGGGATTTTGCATCATCTTGCATTAGATTCATCCCAATCTGTGGAAAAAGGTTTTATTGCAGTATCTTCGGAGTATATGGATATGGTAGGTCAAGAGGGTGTGACAGTAACCATCTTGAGGCCTTCCGGAAAAGTTCGCATCGGAGAAGATGATTATGATGCCGTTTCTTTATATAATAAATTTATTGAACGAGGAACGCCCGTACGGGTAGTAAAGGTGGAGAATGCACAATTATATGTGGTAACTATCGATAATAAAGAAAAATAA
- the dnaB gene encoding replicative DNA helicase, giving the protein MEQKRNYRSAKNNLPSITDLGKLQPQAKELEEAVLGALMLEKDAYSIVSDILKPECFYEHTHQLIYSAIVDLALRQQPIDMLTVTEQLRRRGELEEVGGEYTITVLTGRVASAANIEFHARIIAQKYLARELIRFSSEIQTKAFDETNDVDDLMQEAEGKLFEISQRNVKKDVTQINPVIKEALNILEIASNRKDGLSGLQSGFHDLDKMTSGWQNSDLVIIAARPAMGKTAFVLSMAKNMAINYNTPVAIFSLEMSNVQLVNRLIVNTCEITGEKIKSGQLAPYEWEQLMAKIKDLYDAPIYIDDTPSLSVFELRTKARRLVREHNIKMIIIDYLQLMNASGMNFGSREQEVSTISRSLKGLAKELNIPIIALSQLNRGVETRQGDGKRPQLADLRESGAIEQDADMVCFIHRPEYYKITEDEKGNSLIGLAEIIIAKHRNGAVGDVRLRFKGEYARFQNLNDDTEIYGTFGSGMNSGKTFSSAPIPSHTSSNAAEDFLQQQNNDVPF; this is encoded by the coding sequence ATGGAACAGAAACGCAATTATCGATCTGCAAAAAATAATTTACCGTCTATCACCGACTTAGGGAAACTTCAACCTCAGGCAAAAGAGCTCGAAGAAGCGGTATTGGGCGCTCTTATGCTCGAAAAAGACGCTTATTCTATCGTCAGCGATATTTTAAAACCGGAGTGTTTTTATGAGCATACTCACCAACTTATTTATTCGGCTATCGTAGATCTGGCACTCAGACAGCAACCTATCGATATGCTTACCGTTACCGAACAACTCCGGCGGAGAGGCGAATTGGAAGAAGTCGGTGGAGAATATACGATAACCGTACTTACCGGTCGGGTGGCTTCTGCCGCAAATATAGAATTCCATGCCCGCATTATCGCACAAAAATATCTTGCCCGCGAATTGATCCGCTTTTCCAGTGAAATACAAACGAAAGCTTTCGATGAGACAAATGATGTCGATGACCTGATGCAGGAAGCCGAAGGCAAATTATTTGAAATATCCCAACGAAATGTAAAAAAAGATGTCACTCAAATCAATCCGGTTATTAAAGAAGCGCTCAACATTCTGGAAATCGCATCGAACCGAAAAGACGGACTAAGCGGATTGCAATCGGGATTTCATGATTTGGATAAAATGACATCGGGCTGGCAAAATTCGGATTTGGTTATCATCGCCGCTCGTCCTGCAATGGGAAAGACCGCATTCGTTCTGTCCATGGCAAAGAATATGGCCATCAATTATAATACGCCGGTAGCTATCTTTTCTCTTGAAATGTCTAATGTACAATTAGTTAACCGATTGATTGTAAATACGTGCGAAATTACCGGAGAGAAAATAAAAAGCGGACAATTAGCACCATACGAATGGGAACAATTAATGGCAAAAATCAAGGACCTCTACGATGCACCTATATATATAGACGATACTCCGAGTTTATCGGTATTCGAACTTCGTACCAAAGCACGAAGACTCGTCAGAGAACACAATATAAAGATGATCATTATCGACTACTTGCAGCTTATGAATGCCAGTGGCATGAATTTCGGAAGCCGTGAACAAGAAGTAAGTACGATCTCCCGGTCATTAAAAGGATTGGCGAAAGAACTGAATATTCCTATCATCGCTCTTTCCCAGTTGAATCGTGGTGTAGAAACCCGACAAGGCGACGGAAAACGTCCCCAATTGGCCGACCTGCGTGAATCGGGTGCAATCGAACAGGATGCCGATATGGTGTGTTTTATCCACCGTCCGGAATATTATAAAATAACCGAAGACGAAAAAGGAAATTCCCTGATCGGACTTGCAGAAATAATCATAGCCAAGCACCGTAACGGTGCTGTAGGCGATGTGCGATTACGTTTCAAAGGAGAATATGCAAGATTCCAAAATCTTAACGACGATACTGAGATATACGGAACATTCGGATCAGGGATGAACAGCGGAAAAACATTTTCTTCCGCTCCTATTCCTTCTCATACTTCTTCTAATGCTGCAGAAGATTTTTTGCAACAACAAAATAATGATGTTCCGTTCTAA